In a genomic window of Epinephelus fuscoguttatus linkage group LG23, E.fuscoguttatus.final_Chr_v1:
- the si:ch73-335l21.4 gene encoding E3 ubiquitin-protein ligase-like isoform X2 has translation MYSEHECGICYQTYNAGLRCPRKLHCHHSFCESCLLALSRPQAADQERLGAERVIVCPLCRHTTTISGERKVRAELRVDECVLEELVLSGVLDREEEEEEEEDIEEAKSHVQTSCDDTEELYDLTAEESDFSSGSRGGRLRRSCWKVWRMIIGKNSRRRDRENFMNSDDLRNFAMMSCNMF, from the exons atgtacTCAGAACATGAGTGCGGAATTTGTTACCAGACCTATAACGCAGGTCTGCGGTGTCCCCGGAAGCTCCACTGCCACCACAGCTTCTGTGAGAGCTGCCTCCTGGCGCTGTCCCGACCCCAGGCAGCCGACCAGGAGCGTCTGGGAGCGGAGCGAGTCATCGTCTGCCCGCTGTGCCgacacaccaccaccatctcCGGGGAGAGGAAGGTGAGAGCCGAGCTGAGGGTGGACGAGTGCgtcctggaggagctggtgcTCTCAGGAGTCCtcgacagagaggaagaggaggaggaggaggaggacatagAGGAGGCGAAGAGTCACGTTCAAACCAGCTGTGACGACACCGAGGAGTTGTACGATCTCACAGCCGAGGAGAGCGACTTCTCCTCGGGCTCCAGAGGCGGGAGGCTCCGGCGGTCCTGCTGGAAAGTTTGGAGGATGATTATCGGGAAAAACTCACGGCGGAGGGACAGAGAAA aCTTTATGAACAGCGATGACCTGAGGAACTTCGCAATGATGTCCTGCAACATGTTTTAA
- the si:ch73-335l21.4 gene encoding E3 ubiquitin-protein ligase-like isoform X1, producing the protein MYSEHECGICYQTYNAGLRCPRKLHCHHSFCESCLLALSRPQAADQERLGAERVIVCPLCRHTTTISGERKVRAELRVDECVLEELVLSGVLDREEEEEEEEDIEEAKSHVQTSCDDTEELYDLTAEESDFSSGSRGGRLRRSCWKVWRMIIGKNSRRRDRETDFMNSDDLRNFAMMSCNMF; encoded by the exons atgtacTCAGAACATGAGTGCGGAATTTGTTACCAGACCTATAACGCAGGTCTGCGGTGTCCCCGGAAGCTCCACTGCCACCACAGCTTCTGTGAGAGCTGCCTCCTGGCGCTGTCCCGACCCCAGGCAGCCGACCAGGAGCGTCTGGGAGCGGAGCGAGTCATCGTCTGCCCGCTGTGCCgacacaccaccaccatctcCGGGGAGAGGAAGGTGAGAGCCGAGCTGAGGGTGGACGAGTGCgtcctggaggagctggtgcTCTCAGGAGTCCtcgacagagaggaagaggaggaggaggaggaggacatagAGGAGGCGAAGAGTCACGTTCAAACCAGCTGTGACGACACCGAGGAGTTGTACGATCTCACAGCCGAGGAGAGCGACTTCTCCTCGGGCTCCAGAGGCGGGAGGCTCCGGCGGTCCTGCTGGAAAGTTTGGAGGATGATTATCGGGAAAAACTCACGGCGGAGGGACAGAGAAA cagaCTTTATGAACAGCGATGACCTGAGGAACTTCGCAATGATGTCCTGCAACATGTTTTAA